The following proteins are encoded in a genomic region of Sphaeramia orbicularis chromosome 2, fSphaOr1.1, whole genome shotgun sequence:
- the cpb2 gene encoding carboxypeptidase B2, giving the protein MKTLLILIVLIYLDKRGHCIETHDQLLSITPNTQEQVDVLKNVSTQYETALWQPVSSQYIKEETVVHLFVPANSSETVKNLLQKHAITHEVLLANANELIEMQTRNDSTDPRSSSTFYERYHSLEDIYYWINRTTQDNPGTVKAILLGSSYEKRPIYALKISLNNRPNKKAMWIDCGIHAREWISPAFCLWFVQYSLSFYRINHDITQILDNMDVYVLPVFNPDGYRYTWTNNRMWRKNRSYSKDSWCIGVDLNRNFDANWCTEGASSDPCTEIYCGAFPESEPESQAVANFLRSHKDTIQLYLTIHSYSQMLLFPYSYTYDQAENHNDLLEMAQEAAQQIRRHYRNTYKYGAGAQTIYLAPGGSDDWAYNLGIKYSFTFELQDQGRYGFLLPPSHISKACNEALLAVKIIALKVIEKTQAPSPDTRQTFSFV; this is encoded by the exons ATGAAGACTCTGCTGATTCTGATTGTATTgatatatttggacaaaagaggaCACTGCATAGAAACACA TGATCAACTTCTGTCAATCACCCCGAACACACAAGAACAAGTGGATGTTTTGAAGAATGTTTCCACCCAGTATGAG ACTGCTTTGTGGCAACCTGTTTCCTCTCAGTACATTAAAGAGGAGACCGTCGTCCACCTTTTTGTTCCTGCAAACAGCTCAGAGACAGTGAAGAATTTGCTGCAGAAACATGCCATCACACATGA GGTGTTGCTAGCAAATGCCAATGAGTTAATTGAAATGCAGACGAGGAACGACTCCACAGACCCACGAAGCAGCTCAACTTTCTATGAGAGATATCACAGTTTGGAGGAT ATCTATTATTGGATAAACAGAACAACGCAGGACAACCCTGGTACAGTCAAAGCCATTCTCCTTGGGTCATCATATGAAAAGAGACCAATTTATGCTCTTAAG ATATCGTTAAATAACAGACCAAATAAAAAAGCTATGTGGATTGACTGTGGGATCCACGCCAGAGAGTGGATCTCCCCTGCTTTCTGTTTATGGTTTGTACAATAT TCCTTGTCATTTTATAGGATAAACCATGACATTACTCAAATACTCGACAATATGGACGTCTATGTCCTGCCTGTATTCAACCCTGATGGATACCGTTACACATGGACCAAC AATCGAATGTGGAGGAAGAATCgctcctacagtaaagacagctGGTGCATCGGAGTGGACCTCAACAGAAACTTTGATGCCAACTGGTGCA CCGAGGGAGCCTCTAGTGATCCCTGCACTGAGATCTACTGTGGTGCCTTCCCAGAGTCAGAGCCAGAGTCACAGGCTGTCGCTAACTTCCTGCGCAGTCACAAGGATACGATTCAGCTCTACCTCACCATCCACTCCTACTCTCAGATGCTGCTCTTCCCGTATTCCTACACTTATGATCAAGCAGAAAATCACAATGACCTG ctTGAAATGGCCCAGGAAGCTGCCCAGCAAATCAGACGACATTACAGGAACACATACAAATATGGTGCCGGAGCACAAACAATAT ACCTGGCTCCTGGTGGGTCTGATGACTGGGCATACAACCTTGGCATTAAATATTCCTTCACATTTGAGCTACAGGACCAAGGCCGGTACGGCTTCCTCTTGCCACCATCTCACATATCCAAGGCATGTAATGAAGCCCTGCTCGCTGTGAAGATCATTGCTCTGAAAGTTATAGAGAAAACACAAGCTCCAAGTCCTGATACTCGTCAGACTTTCTCATTTGTGTGA